One Deltaproteobacteria bacterium DNA window includes the following coding sequences:
- a CDS encoding Coenzyme F420 hydrogenase/dehydrogenase, beta subunit C-terminal domain: MQPSFKEMMNEVVAYGSCCECGSCVLVCPHNVIDYIGGKPKQVAKASAAFDYCGMSEGIGCDVCAQVCPRLHRREHHLADQVFAPELSGNHTYRGAFGVYRRIVAARTRDPEILKRCEDGGVVTTVLAWLRRNDRIDGAVVSAIDKERPCQPVPKVVTSVTDIIGSASSWYTYCPNNLALAEAEKLGLSKVGFVGVPCQITPVRKMQLADPAFLNNGRKKDKHIERQTKFLKGYGDRVAFTIGLLCSEVFTFEGLMRHAIQDEMGIALSDIRQFNVKGKVQIYKHDGSLVELNLRHSQQYARPECHHCADFTAELADISCGGVGANGRTITIIRSRKGEEVFDAVAREGLLDVQPIEQFENSMKVLLRLNRKQRERVPTPPGRHDTFVRPLGFRNPH; encoded by the coding sequence ATGCAGCCGAGCTTCAAAGAGATGATGAACGAGGTGGTGGCGTACGGGAGCTGCTGCGAGTGCGGCTCGTGCGTGTTGGTATGCCCCCACAACGTCATTGATTACATCGGCGGCAAGCCCAAACAGGTGGCCAAGGCGAGCGCCGCGTTCGATTACTGCGGCATGAGCGAAGGCATCGGCTGCGACGTCTGCGCGCAAGTGTGCCCGCGGCTGCATCGCCGCGAACATCATCTCGCAGATCAGGTGTTCGCTCCCGAGCTGTCGGGCAACCACACCTACCGCGGCGCCTTCGGTGTTTACCGCCGCATCGTGGCAGCCCGCACTCGCGACCCCGAGATCCTCAAACGCTGCGAGGATGGCGGGGTGGTGACCACCGTGTTGGCGTGGCTGCGGCGCAACGACCGGATCGACGGTGCAGTGGTATCGGCCATCGACAAAGAGCGGCCGTGCCAGCCCGTTCCCAAAGTGGTCACCTCCGTCACCGACATCATCGGCAGCGCCAGCTCGTGGTACACTTATTGCCCCAACAACCTGGCCCTGGCCGAGGCCGAGAAACTCGGCCTGAGCAAGGTCGGCTTCGTCGGGGTGCCGTGTCAGATCACTCCGGTGCGCAAGATGCAGCTCGCCGACCCGGCCTTTCTCAATAACGGCCGCAAGAAGGACAAACACATCGAGCGGCAGACGAAGTTCCTCAAAGGCTACGGCGACCGGGTGGCGTTCACCATCGGGTTGCTGTGCAGCGAGGTCTTCACCTTTGAAGGGCTGATGCGACACGCCATCCAAGACGAGATGGGCATTGCCCTCAGCGACATCCGGCAATTCAACGTCAAGGGCAAGGTGCAGATTTACAAGCACGATGGCTCGCTGGTTGAATTGAACCTGCGCCACTCGCAGCAGTACGCCCGCCCCGAGTGTCATCACTGCGCGGACTTCACCGCCGAGCTCGCCGACATCTCCTGCGGCGGCGTCGGCGCGAACGGACGGACCATCACAATTATCCGCAGCCGCAAGGGCGAAGAGGTATTCGACGCCGTGGCGCGAGAGGGGTTATTGGACGTGCAACCGATCGAGCAGTTTGAGAATTCCATGAAGGTATTGTTGCGCTTGAACCGCAAGCAGCGCGAGCGCGTTCCGACCCCACCCGGGCGTCACGACACCTTTGTGCGGCCGCTCGGCTTCCGCAACCCGCACTAG